The genomic stretch GCCTGGAAGAAGTCACCGGTCGAGAGATAGCGCACCAGCGCGATCTTGACGCCGGGCTTGTCGAACGGCGCCGGCTTGTCGGCGGCCAGCGCCGGGAACTGCATCAGCAGTGTTGCGCCGGCCAGCCCGAGCGCCGCCTTGCCCAGAAGTCTTCTTGTAATCACCTTGTTTTCCTCCACGCTTGTTGAATCCAGATCCTGTCCGGTCGAAACTATCCCCTGCCCCTGCCTGAAAGGGCAAAGGTGAAGACAAGGGCGACGACCAGCACCACGCCCTTGACGAAATCCTGCGTGTAGTAAGGCGCGTTCATCATCGTCAGGCCTTGCAGCAGGATGCCGACGAACAGCGCACCGACAGCGGTGCCGAAGGCGTTCGGCTTGGCGGCGCCGAGCACCGCGTAGCCGATCAGCGCCGCGGCAACTGCATCGAGCAGCAGATTATTACCCGAGGCGATGTCGCCGCGTCCAAGCCGGGCGGCGAGCAAAATGCCGCCGATCGAAGCAAAAACTCCTGAAATAATGTAGGCCCAGATCTTGTATGCCTTGACAGGCGCACCGGCGAGTTCGGCGGCGCGCTCATTTGAACCGACGGCATACATCATGCGGCCGAAGCGGGTGTATTCGAGGAAGAACCAGATCAGCACGGCCAGCACCAGCAGCACGACAACCGACACCGGAATGAGATTCGGGATGAAGAAATCGAAGCGGTGACGGCCAAGCGCCAGGAAAGCATCGGAGAATTTGCCGTTGGCAACCGAGCCGTCCGGCATGGTCATGCCGGTGGCGATCGAGCGGCCCTCGGTCGGGATGCGCTGCAGGCCGACAAGCAGGAACATCATGCCGAGCGTCGCCAGCAGATCGGGCACGCGCATATAGACGATCAGCCAGCCATTGATTAGGCCGACAATGGCACCGATGAGCAGGCAGACGACGACCGCAACGACGGCGTTCTGCTCGAGCACCACCATGACATAGGCAGCCGCCATCATGGCCGAGGTGGCGACCGAGCCGATCGACAGGTCGAAGCCGCCGACGACCAGCGTGGCGGTGACGCCGAGCGCCAGCACGCCGGTGATGGCGACCGACTGGAAGATGAAGACGGCACTTTGCGGCGAGACGAAACCGTCGGCGGCGATCGCGAAATAGGCGACCAGCCCGAACAACAGGACGATGAAACCGTAACGGATGGCGTAGTCGCGCAACGTCATTCAGCGCACCCCGGCGCCGCTGCCCTCTTTACCCAACTCAAACCCATGCTCTCTCCATTCCAATTCTACCCGCCGCCACGCTCAGGCAGCGCTGTGCAGCGGCCCGCCGGCGACCTCAGCCAGCAGGCGATCGAGATCGACTTCGGCGTTGCGGTGTTCGCCGACGATCGTGTGTTCCGACATCACCAGGATGCGGTCGGCCGTCTCCAGTGCCTCGTCGAGTTCGGTGACGAACAAAAGCGTCGCACGGCCGTGGGCGCTCGCCCTCAGCTTGGCGGCGATGTCGCGCCTGGCCGAGATGTCGACACCCTGAAACGGCTCGTCGAGGATGAACAGCGCGGCATTCTGCGCCATCCAGCGGGCGACCATCACCTTCTGCTGGTTGCCGCCGGACAATGCCGACATCTCGTCCTTCTCGGAGCGGCAGACGATGCTGAGTTCCTCGATCTGGCGGCGCGCGGTGGCACGTTCGAGGCGGCGCTTGAGAACGCTCAGATTCGACATCCGCTTCAGGAACGGCAGGCTGACATTGCGCTCGATGTTGAAGCCGCCGACGATGCCGCTGGTGGCACGATCCTTGGCGACGAGGAACACGCCGGCGGCGATCGCATCCCCGGCCGAGCGCGGCGCATAGGGCTTGCCGTTCATCGTCATGGTGCCGGCGAGCGGCTTGCGCACACCGAACAGCGTTTCTGCAAGCGCCGTCTTGCCGACGCCGACAAGGCCGGTGATGGCAACAACCTCGCCATCGCCAAGCGTCAGCGAAATCGGCCTGGCGCTTTGCGCGATGCGCAGGCCTTCGACGGTCAGGACCGGTTTGACTGAGTCCCTGGCAACGATCTGGTCGAGATGGATCTTACGGCCAAGCATGGCGTTGACCGCGCCTTCATAGTCGAGCGGCTTGGTATCGAAGACGCCCGAAATGACGCCGTCACGCATCGAGACGATGCGATCGGCAAGCCGCCTGATGTCGGACATGCGATGCGAGATATAGAGGATCGCCACGCCTTGTTCGCGCAGCCTGTCGATCAGCGCAAACAGCCGATCTGCCTCGGCGCTGGAGAGCGAGGAGGTCGGCTCGTCGAGGATCAGCACTTTTGGCTGATGCGCCAGCGCACGCGCGATCGCCACCATCTGGCGATCGGCCAACGAAAGGTCGTTGACGCGGGCCTTGAGATCGATGGCCAAACCCATGCGGTCGGCGACGGCCTTGGCCTCACGGCGAACGCGGGCCGGATTGAATAGGGTCGGCACGCCCCGGCCGCTCAGCCTGTCAAGCGTCAGATTGGTGGCGACATCGAGGTCGGCGACGACGCCGTCATTGATGTTCTGGTGGACGGTAACGACACCGGCGCGGATTGCTTCCGCCGGCGTGTTGGGCGCGAACTCCAGCCCGGCAAGCGTCATGGCGCCGCCGCCGCGCTCATAGACGCCGCTGACGATCTTGACGAGGGTGGATTTGCCGGCGCCATTGGCGCCCATCAGCACGGTGACTTCGCCGGAATGCAGCTCAAGCGAGATGCCGCCAAGCACCTCGTTACGGCCAAAGGATTTCCTCAGTCCCTCTACGCGGAACACGGCATTGCCGACCATGCGTTCCTCCCTGACCCGACGCTATGGTCAATATCGGCAATTGTCAACACGATTGACAATTGCCAAATCGCTTCCTAGCTTGGCCACGCCGCCATGCCTCCGTTATATCGGGAGCGCACATGCGGGAGGATGATGATGACTCAGAAATTGCCGTTCGAAGCACTGTCGGTCGAGACGCTTGCAACGCGCCTCGGTGCCAACGAGGCGCTGTGCGCCAAGATCGGCAAGGACACGGCCCAATGGAATGTCCGCGAGGTCGGCGACGGCAATCTCAACCTGGTGTTCATCGTCGAGGGCGCCAGCGGTGCCGCTGTGGTCAAGCAGGCCCTGCCCTATGTCCGCCTGGTCGGCAATAGCTGGCCGCTGCCGCTGAAGCGTTCCTTCTTCGAATACCACGCGCTGACAAGGCAAGAGGCGCGTGCGCCGGGCTCGGTGCCGACGATCTATTATTTCGATGAAGGCCAGGCGCTGATCATCATGGAGTATCTGGCGCCGCCGCACATCATTCTCAGGCGCGCCCTGATCGACGGGCGCCAGCTGCCGAACATCGCCAGGGATACCGGCCTGTTCATGGCCCGTACGCTGTTTCGTGGTTCCGACCTGTCGATGGTGACCAGGGATCGCAAGGCCGATCTCGCGCTGTTCGCCGACAATGTCGACCTCTGCGACATAACCGAGAACCTGGTGTTTTCCGATCCCTACTTCGACGCCAAGATGAACCGGCATACGTCGCCGCAGCTCGACGGCCTCGTTGCCGAACTGCGCGCCGATCGCGACCTCAAGGTCGAGGCGCAACGGCTGAAGCATATTTTCGCCGCCAATGCCGAAACGCTGCTGCATGGCGATTTGCATTCCGGCTCGATCATGGTCACCGACCAGGAAACGCGGATGATCGATCCGGAGTTCGCCTTCTATGGTCCGATGGCGTTCGATGTCGGCATGTTGCTCGCCAATTTCTGGATGTCCTTCTTCTCGCAGCGCGGGCATGAGCAGAAGAGCACGCGCGATGCCATGCGTTCCTATCTGCTCGGAGTCACCGCGGAGACATGGGCAGTGTTCCGCACCGAGTTCTCGCATCTGTGGCGAAGCGAGCGCACCGGCATGCTCTATCAAAAGAGCCTGTTCGAGGATCAGGGCGACATGCTCGCCGCCGAACAGGCGCTCGACCATGTCCTGCACCAGATCTGGACCGACCTGCTGGGCTTTGCCGGTATCGAGGTGCACAGGCGTATCCTCGGCCTTGCCCACAATGCCGATTTCGAGACCATCGCCGACGAGGACCTGCGCGCCTCCTGCGAGGCGAAGGCGCTTAAATTCGGCCGTCACATCGCCGTCAACCGGCGCCAGATACATAGCGTCGACGAGGTCAACACCCTGGCCACGCTGATCGAACAGGAGAACGGCATTTGAACGTCGGCGACCGCCACTATCGCACCATCTGGCTGAGCGACGATGGACGTTCGGTCGACATCATCGACCAGCGTTGGCTGCCGCATGATTTCCGCGTCGAGACGATCGGCACGGTCACCGGCATCGCCACCGCGATCCGCGACATGTGGGTGCGCGGCGCGCCGCTGATCGGCGTCACCGCTGCCTATGGCGTTGCCATGCAGATGGCGGACGACCCTTCCGACGAAGCGCTCGAGGCCGTGTGGGAGACGTTGCACGAGACGCGCCCGACGGCGATCAATCTGCGCTGGGCGTTGGACGAGATGCGGCGCTTCCTCCGCCCGCTGCCAATGGGACAACGCGCCTCAGCCGCCTATCGGCGGGCCAGCGAGATCGCCGACGAGGATGTCGAGCTGAACCGCGCCATCGGCGAGAACGGTCTTGCCATCATCAAGGCGATCGCCGCCCGCAAACAGCCGGGCGAGACGGTCAATATCCTGACCCACTGCAATGCCGGCTGGCTGGCGACCGTCGACTACGGCACGGCCACTTCGCCAATCTACCTGGCGACCGAAGCCGGCATTCCGGTCCACGTCTATGTCGACGAGACGCGGCCGCGCAACCAGGGCGCCCAACTGACCGCCTGGGAAATGGCCGGCCACGGCGTGCCGCACACGCTTATCGTCGACAATGCCGGCGGCCATCTGATGCAGCGCGGCGCGATCGATATGGTCATCGTCGGCACCGACCGCACCACCGCCGATGGCGATGTCTGCAACAAGATCGGCACCTATCTCAAGGCGCTGGCCGCCGCCGACAATGACGTGCCGTTCTATGTCGCGCTGCCGTCGCCGACCATCGACTGGACGGTGCATGACGGGCTGGCCGAAATCCCGATCGAGCAGCGTTCGGCGGATGAAGTCTCGCTGGTCTGGGGCAAGACCGCTGCCGGCGAAATCGCCCAGGTGCGCATCTCGCCCGAGGCGACACCGGCCGCGAACCCGGCCTTCGATGTGACTCCGGCGCGGCTGGTGACCGGACTGATCACCGAACGCGGCATCGCCAAGGCCTCGCGCGAGGGCCTGAAGGCGATGTTCCCAGAACGAGCCTAACGCCAGCATTTCACGGGCTCGTTCCAGCCTGTTAATACAGAGGCTCGGCCATGTGCTTGGGCGTTGGCCATGTCTCGGTGACGCCAGGCTGCACCGGGCGCTCGAGATAGGTCGACAGCACAACATAGCTGCGCGTCGAGGTGATGCCGGGTGTTTCGTAGAGGCGAGCGAGCAGACCTTCGAGCGCCCTCGTATCTTCCGTGCGGACCTTCAGCAACATGCAGGTATCGCCGGCGACGGTGTGGATTTCCTCGACTTCCGGATATTGCGAAACCGCCATCAGCTCCGGGGTCTTGCCCCAGCCCCTGGTGTCGATATGGACGAAGGCCAGCAATGGCTTCTTCACCGCCTTGGGGTCGATGATGACAGCGGTGCCGCGAATGGCGCCGCTGCGCCGAAGGCGCTTGACCCGTTCATGGGCAGCAGGTGGTGAAAGACCGACCCGATCGCCGAGTTCAGCATAGCTGACCGTGGCGTCGTCGACGAGGACGCCTAATATTTTTCGGTCAATCGCATCGACATCGCGGGGCGCTGGCGTGTTCCGCGGAATGGTATCTGTTTCTTCATCCATATCAACAATCCCCGTTGCCACGGAATACAATACGGCCATTATGGTGATATGTCGAACAG from Mesorhizobium sp. NZP2077 encodes the following:
- a CDS encoding ABC transporter permease — protein: MTLRDYAIRYGFIVLLFGLVAYFAIAADGFVSPQSAVFIFQSVAITGVLALGVTATLVVGGFDLSIGSVATSAMMAAAYVMVVLEQNAVVAVVVCLLIGAIVGLINGWLIVYMRVPDLLATLGMMFLLVGLQRIPTEGRSIATGMTMPDGSVANGKFSDAFLALGRHRFDFFIPNLIPVSVVVLLVLAVLIWFFLEYTRFGRMMYAVGSNERAAELAGAPVKAYKIWAYIISGVFASIGGILLAARLGRGDIASGNNLLLDAVAAALIGYAVLGAAKPNAFGTAVGALFVGILLQGLTMMNAPYYTQDFVKGVVLVVALVFTFALSGRGRG
- a CDS encoding sugar ABC transporter ATP-binding protein, with the translated sequence MVGNAVFRVEGLRKSFGRNEVLGGISLELHSGEVTVLMGANGAGKSTLVKIVSGVYERGGGAMTLAGLEFAPNTPAEAIRAGVVTVHQNINDGVVADLDVATNLTLDRLSGRGVPTLFNPARVRREAKAVADRMGLAIDLKARVNDLSLADRQMVAIARALAHQPKVLILDEPTSSLSSAEADRLFALIDRLREQGVAILYISHRMSDIRRLADRIVSMRDGVISGVFDTKPLDYEGAVNAMLGRKIHLDQIVARDSVKPVLTVEGLRIAQSARPISLTLGDGEVVAITGLVGVGKTALAETLFGVRKPLAGTMTMNGKPYAPRSAGDAIAAGVFLVAKDRATSGIVGGFNIERNVSLPFLKRMSNLSVLKRRLERATARRQIEELSIVCRSEKDEMSALSGGNQQKVMVARWMAQNAALFILDEPFQGVDISARRDIAAKLRASAHGRATLLFVTELDEALETADRILVMSEHTIVGEHRNAEVDLDRLLAEVAGGPLHSAA
- the mtnK gene encoding S-methyl-5-thioribose kinase encodes the protein MTQKLPFEALSVETLATRLGANEALCAKIGKDTAQWNVREVGDGNLNLVFIVEGASGAAVVKQALPYVRLVGNSWPLPLKRSFFEYHALTRQEARAPGSVPTIYYFDEGQALIIMEYLAPPHIILRRALIDGRQLPNIARDTGLFMARTLFRGSDLSMVTRDRKADLALFADNVDLCDITENLVFSDPYFDAKMNRHTSPQLDGLVAELRADRDLKVEAQRLKHIFAANAETLLHGDLHSGSIMVTDQETRMIDPEFAFYGPMAFDVGMLLANFWMSFFSQRGHEQKSTRDAMRSYLLGVTAETWAVFRTEFSHLWRSERTGMLYQKSLFEDQGDMLAAEQALDHVLHQIWTDLLGFAGIEVHRRILGLAHNADFETIADEDLRASCEAKALKFGRHIAVNRRQIHSVDEVNTLATLIEQENGI
- the mtnA gene encoding S-methyl-5-thioribose-1-phosphate isomerase: MNVGDRHYRTIWLSDDGRSVDIIDQRWLPHDFRVETIGTVTGIATAIRDMWVRGAPLIGVTAAYGVAMQMADDPSDEALEAVWETLHETRPTAINLRWALDEMRRFLRPLPMGQRASAAYRRASEIADEDVELNRAIGENGLAIIKAIAARKQPGETVNILTHCNAGWLATVDYGTATSPIYLATEAGIPVHVYVDETRPRNQGAQLTAWEMAGHGVPHTLIVDNAGGHLMQRGAIDMVIVGTDRTTADGDVCNKIGTYLKALAAADNDVPFYVALPSPTIDWTVHDGLAEIPIEQRSADEVSLVWGKTAAGEIAQVRISPEATPAANPAFDVTPARLVTGLITERGIAKASREGLKAMFPERA
- a CDS encoding Lrp/AsnC family transcriptional regulator encodes the protein MDEETDTIPRNTPAPRDVDAIDRKILGVLVDDATVSYAELGDRVGLSPPAAHERVKRLRRSGAIRGTAVIIDPKAVKKPLLAFVHIDTRGWGKTPELMAVSQYPEVEEIHTVAGDTCMLLKVRTEDTRALEGLLARLYETPGITSTRSYVVLSTYLERPVQPGVTETWPTPKHMAEPLY